The DNA window GtggttggtgtggtggtggtgTCGACTTCTCCTTGAAGTATTTGTTCCTCCGGCAATCTCATCCTCGCGGTGGCTCTTACTCCTGAGTTGTTGTGTGTCCAGGTGGATTTGTTCAGGTTTCGGTGGCTGATGTTGTTCCTGTAAGCGGAATTAAAGACATGTGTTGGCTGATGCAGTTCATGTTTAACTTGCTGGCAAAGCACCGGCCAATACATTGTTGGAAGACTTTTGGGATGTGAAAAATGAGAGAGAGGAGAGCGCGCTAATGCTCCGCTGCcactggttgctgctgctgctgatctcTCTGGGGAGAGATGGTCTTTTAAATGAGAATTTGAGCTAGGGTTGTGCATGCATTTATTCAAcgcgttatgctgccaaaatttctgGTCGAAATTCCCACGACTTGTCGAAATTTTGTCCTTCTTTGTAAGGAAACAAAACGTTTAGGGTGTCGGATGCAAAATGTTAGGGTCTTGGCTGCAAGATTTTGTAATTTGTGAGGATGTAAACAGAAATTAATTTTAACATTTGTTCCGAATTCCAAAAAATATTAGTACTTCGATGTTTGTTCacttattttcagaaaatgtttgaaaATTAAAAAGTATtttaatttcagttttttttttgccTTTCGGAAAATGTTAGACTTGTTAGGTGTTAGTCTAAAATTAGATAACAAGCAGATTAAAATTAGCAAACCAACCACCTGAAGAAAAGCAGATACAGTAGATAACACACCAAAAAAAATAGTGTGCATATACTCTCAAAGCTTCAATTACTAGTGTGCGCGCATCATACATCACAAGATTCAGATTCAAACCTAGTGCGTATATGCCTATGAAGGCACATGCTTTTATATATTGGAGCATATATAGCAGCTGTTCTTGCCTACTGCAATTTAACCTAGCTGAGACGCAAATAATGCCGGCCAATCTACCTCCATAGGCACGGCCCACATGGACAGGCCGCTCCGAAATTGCTCCTCCTCTACTGTTCCAGTTTCGATATTGATCCCGTGCATGCACTCAAACTCGTCTACGATGAGCAATGTGCCGCTTCTCTCCCCTGACCTACAACGGGTTTTCCACTCTCCTTTCGGTGGTTTTAGCTCGACCACCCTAACGAGAAGCCATGCTTCGCTATCTGTGCCGTTTTGCAGCCTCCATATGTCTAGACGACACATGTCAGCTCCAACTTTATAGAAGAGACAAAACAACAATAGTGACCTGTCAACGGAAACACCAAGCGTCCAAGCATGCGCTTCAACAATCTTTTTGGGTGAGTTGGTCAGTCGGGATCAAGATCTAGGTGAGTTGGTCAGTAGTGATAGTTGAATAGCTCGTAGGTTGCACTTGTCAAATAAACTTATACCCATTGGAAAGTCTACATGAATtctcccaaaaaaaagaaaaaaaaggatacGTACAATTTTTTATGCACCACGTGGGATCTATCTTATATgtttattttagaaaaatgatgcATACATGAAGGTAGAATGCACCATATGAGATCTTTTTTAAGACAAACGTGATATATCTATCCTATGCGTACAACACCACATGAGTATTTATTTTATCTAATATTTTATTTAAACGTGCGTCCATGCAGGGCACAATACACCATGTCAGatctagtttttttttctttttttaggcgTTTTGCttttttaggaacggagggagtaagatgCATGGATGCAAGGCACAATACACCACGtcagatttatttattttttcagcTTTTTTAGGCGTTTTACTTTTAGGATGAGAAGTCTAGGGATGACAAGTCTATGGcttacttttttttccttttcttgatGGGAGGGCGTGAGTGTCCTATTTCTCCTCCCCAGGTAAAGATACGTACGTGCGCTTAGGTGgagctgtctctctctctcttttttgcgtGGCAAAGATAACTTATTAagggcattggtgggtaatatttttGATCTTTTAATCCATTGGTTGTGCTTGCCTGATGGGTTTAAATTGATGGCCGGATGTTTCTAATTATTATGAGGTTTTCTAGACTAATTCTCTTTTTTCTGGACACCCCATAaagcactttttatatataaatagataaaTAGATGTGTGTGTTAGCTTTTTGTTGTATGCATCATTATCTTAAAAAGGTCAAGTGTTTGTTCACAATGTTTATATTCTCTTGATGCGGCATTATTTTTTATTAATAAGAAGTTAGGCCGCGGTCTATTTTTTGTTTCGATATTATGAGTCAATAAAAAGGCTTTCATATATGTTATAATGATGTTTATTATCGACATTATTTTAATTGTGGCATGTCGGACATGTGGTTGTTAACATCCTCCACCTAAAGGTACTCAAAAATAATTGCTTTTGATGGTTTTAGTTGTAATGAAGGGATCTTTTTAGATGTATGTTGTTACTGCTACTGTATGAAGTTGCTAGTCTATATACGAATATCAATAGAGTCATTTCACATAGGGAACGGTGAATGACAACACGTTTTATTGAATTGTGATAAATAATAAGCCAGCAGGTAATATAGTATTCGAGAAGCAGATACATATTGGAACAAGCATAGACTAGTAATTAAACCCATACAAGGGAATAATTAGTTAAGATCTACCCTTACTTAGGGTGAAGATCAATATAATCACTTGGACCATAGACCTCAAATAACTCAGCAAAAATTCCATTCTTCCTTCTTGGGTTGCATCCCATGTCCCGACATAGGTTATCTTTGTACCAGTTATTCAAAAGTCCAATGCAGAATGCATGGAATCCGCCATGAGAGTACCGCTTCATGAACTTCTCCCATTCTAGGACATCCCTATGCATTGTTTTAATACTCGGTAACCTAAATCCACCATCCATGAAATGTGCTAGCCACTTGGCCCGTAGTTCTGAGGTGTGGAGATTTGCATAGCTCTCTGAATATCCGATGACTGCGAGTTGTGGAATGTTGGGATGTACACAATCCATGTGAGAAAATGTATACCAAATAAATTAGAAACTTTTCAGAGATACTTGAAGTAAATAAAATAATGAAAATCGGTGATGACCTGTACAGTGATAGAGTCATGGATGTTGAGCCACTCAAAATACTCTGGAAGTATTTCGATGTGAACATGCTCTTGATATTTTGGTCGCCATTGAATCCTGTTCCAAAGATAACTATGTCACTCTTTACCAACGTAGATTCACCTTCAACCAGCACACCTTCTTTGCAAAAACTGAAGGTCTTTGACTTCTCAACCAAGATGCTGCCTTCCTCTAGATTCTTGTAATGATCCTTGGGTGCAAGTTCAACCCAGCATCCCACCATCCCCTCAAAAAAACTATGGTCGGGAACCATGTCATGCTTCTTCATTGTAATGGAGTAGTAGCTCTCGGCGAACTTTGAAAACATCAACTTCTACTCATACACAAAACGAGGGTAGACTTGTTAGGTGTTAAGTCTAAAAATACAAACATTTACACTTTAAATAATATTAAGGTTGTAACTTGTATAAATAAAGGCAAAATGTTGCCGTACCAATGGAGTCAAGATGGTAGCTAACAAGCTAAGGAAGAGGCCTTCGCCAGGCTTATGAATAAGGAGTTCACCGAACCGAGTTAGATATAATTTTGATATGTCGATACCCCAAGCATAGAAGTCCGGTAAGACCCATTGCTTGGTTCGGACAACCATTGTGCATGGTTTCTCAGTACCTAAAAAAAAAAGTCATGCACATATTATATTAGTGAGGTTTCATTTTTTATGCCGCAAACTATAAAATGAATACCATATAAGCATTATAGACAAGGCACATAAATTTCTTAATTGGAATGATGAACAAAAATGGATATACTAATGCTTCGGTGAACACACTCTAAATATGATATATTGTCCTTTGTGTGAGCAAAATGAAGTTTTGTTCAAAATGAAGCATTGCACATTTGTACCGTTCAAGCTTGCACATTCATTAGCGATGTCAAGGGCCGAATGTCCATAGCCAATAACAGTCACACGCTTGCCCTTGACCATCTCCTTAGCTTTCTGACTACCCATTTTGGAATAGTCCATGGAGTGGATCACTTTTCCATCAAATGCTTCCGGGCCTTTTCCAGGAGGCAATTTA is part of the Triticum aestivum cultivar Chinese Spring unplaced genomic scaffold, IWGSC CS RefSeq v2.1 scaffold56734, whole genome shotgun sequence genome and encodes:
- the LOC123176239 gene encoding probable flavin-containing monooxygenase 1, whose amino-acid sequence is MGMGMENKSVAIIGAGVSGLAACKHLLERGCRPVVFEADTVVGGVWAHTPDCTRLQTERTMYQYTDFPWPDSVTEEFPNNRQVAAYLNAYARRFGVLECIRFGHRVAGMEYVGVAEEEVAAWDEWAGCADAFGSGNGKWRLTVADAQGQVQVHTADFVILCIGRFSNVPNIPKLPPGKGPEAFDGKVIHSMDYSKMGSQKAKEMVKGKRVTVIGYGHSALDIANECASLNGTEKPCTMVVRTKQWVLPDFYAWGIDISKLYLTRFGELLIHKPGEGLFLSLLATILTPLKLMFSKFAESYYSITMKKHDMVPDHSFFEGMVGCWVELAPKDHYKNLEEGSILVEKSKTFSFCKEGVLVEGESTLVKSDIVIFGTGFNGDQNIKSMFTSKYFQSILSGSTSMTLSLYRDCVHPNIPQLAVIGYSESYANLHTSELRAKWLAHFMDGGFRLPSIKTMHRDVLEWEKFMKRYSHGGFHAFCIGLLNNWYKDNLCRDMGCNPRRKNGIFAELFEVYGPSDYIDLHPK